The Rhodamnia argentea isolate NSW1041297 chromosome 10, ASM2092103v1, whole genome shotgun sequence sequence TCCACAGAAGTACGTTTACCCAACTCCTAGCAGGCATCAACACAGACAATGTCCTATCCAACTCGCTTTAAAGGAACATTTactgaatttatttttcataagtgCAGATAAAATACTGAAGAATTAACGGCTTGATTTAGTGTAAAGAAAAAGAGGAGCGAAAGAAGAATTTCAGTCTCCAAAGCTGTATATGTTTCCAGATCTAGAGAAGGTAAGGCAATCTAGGAAGTGATACTCATGATTTCATGAAAGACACTCCATGAGATTGAAAAAGGATACTGACCATTTAATACATCATCAGCCAATGCATGTTCCCACAAAGCACCTCTATAAGATAGGCATTGTTGCACTATCCACAAAATTGAAATAATGAAATAACACACACAGAGGACATACCCATTCTTTCAACAAAGCTTTGCTTCAAAATGGCAGTGGATATTTGATGTGGAGAAAGACAGTTTGTGAAGGAGGGTACAAATTGCAAAAGTAGATTTAGAAGATGCACGGTGTTAGCTATGTCTAATCTAGGAGCACACAGAATAGGGCTTTGGAAGAAAATATGGTAGAGGTGGGACTACTTCAGACACAAAAATTCCTGTTTCTTTGCATTACAAAGACCATGAGAGTTCAGGTGGTGGAAGGCTGGCGATGGAGAAGTGGTGTGGCGACAGACCTTTTTTATTAGTGCTAAAGCTCAAAGTTTTGTCTAGTTTTTCTGAGCTGTAGAATCAGATAGCACTTGATGCGCGAGAGGACAATCATGAACAGTGGAATTATTGCACTTCATGAGTTTTTTTCTATCAAATCCAACTACATTAATCATGTCTCTACGGAACTGGAAGTGCAACAAAACACGCTTTTTACTGGGGAATCCATTTGGAAAGGAAAGGTTTCTTTTCTCTAGAGAAGGGATATAGTATCACTTTTGACAatcttcaaatgaaaaaagaataacACTGGTAAAAAATAGATGTTTTTGTGCAAGAACTATTGTTACGATTTACATTGTCACTAAACTACATAGATTTGAAGTACACTTTTGCAATTTTGGGAGTAATGTGGGTTGCATCAGGTACAATACAGCAAGAACTTTGAGCTTGAAGAGGGGCCATGAATTAGTCTAttggaaagaagaaaattactAAGATAattcctctctgtctctcagttcaatgaagaagaaacaataCACATTTGAAAAAGTTAAATCTTCTTGGGATTCTTTTTGGAGTAATTGATTATACACCCGTATAATAATCTCACGCCAAAATTTCCCACCAATAAATTTCAATACCTTAACAAAGCCCAgacaatgaaatgaaaaaactgTAGCCACCAGTCAATCGATGAAGGAAAACTCCGAGTAGCCACATTTTCAGTGTATGTACGAAAATTCATGTATGAGCCACTGCAATAATCAACATGGTACCTGGAGCACCGGGGGGTGGCCTAGGCAAAACAGGTGGCCTGAATCCTGGGGCTAAAGGAGAATTCAACGGCATCTGTGCATTCGCTCCCATGGGCATTAAAGGTGTTGGCAGTAGAGGTAATCGAGGCCTCTGAGCCATAAGATGCTGATTATAAGCGGCACCGACTTGTTGGAAAGCTGCTGCTTGCCCCAAGTGTTCCTTAATCCTTTGGTCAATTAAACTTTGAGTTTGCTGCTCCTCAAATTGCTGATAGTAAAGACGCACATTTGCCTAAAACCAGTGACAGATTCAAGTTCAGAAAACTTGGGAGTCCACTATAAATAATAAAGCAAAACAGATGGAGATGAGAAAAAGTACCTTGTGCTTGTATCCTGCATTGTGCTGCTTTCTGACTGACGGCTGaggtataaaaaaataaatagtgaTTAAAAAGCTAAGGGGGTCGAAGTTTTAAAGGTCAAAATGTTAGTGCATGGGAATGTTAGTCATGGTTCATCGAGTTGTTCAAAAAGAAACATGACATGGAATTATCATAAGTAAAATGAGCTCAATCTCATgaagaaaagggcaaaaggcAGATTCCCATTGAGCACCTTAGGCAAGATAGCAACTGCTCAGAGCTAATAACCAGTCCCTGAGCAGCTTCAATAAGCAAGCAGCGTTTTCGCATGTCATTTGAAAGCCCATTCTTTCTTTCCCCCCCAAAGTACTCGTCAATTCCAAACTCATGGACGACTTGAACACTAAACATGATGATTTGCAGAAAGAGAAACAGACACCCGTTCCATCGATCATCAACTCTATAGAGCTAAACCATACGCTAAGTCCAATCAACGAAGATGAAGAAGCGAAGAGAGTGAAGTTGAGGGAGAAAGAAGGTTTACCGAGTCGTGCGTCAAGTAAGTGTCGCAGTAGTCGCAGTAATACCTGCGAACGACGGATGATCGGAGTAAGCAGAAGTCAGGCAAACGTGACATCGTAAACAATAAAATGTCAAGGAATCAGACAAGTCCAACGTACCGGGGCATGACGGCTTCGAGCTcggtggaggagggaggaggaggagggagagcgAGAAGAAAccctaggagagagaaaattggaGAACTTCTTCGGGAGAGGGATGAGTACGGGTGCGCAGGATAACAATTCGTGAATTTCcggagcagaaattcgtttggtaatttaacttctgaaataaaaattcgtttagtaaaaatatttactttttaaaaaaatttctacttttgaagtaaattttcacttttgaagttattttttttccaatttgagaagttaaaaaaaattacttcttaaCTTAGGAAATACTTTTCGCTTcatcctcttttcattatgccccatcctcttttcattatgcCCTCATCGTCTTTTTTACCCAGCCTGCCTTCGCTGCGACCCACCATTGACCACCGCTTGCCA is a genomic window containing:
- the LOC115739248 gene encoding U1 small nuclear ribonucleoprotein C-like codes for the protein MPRYYCDYCDTYLTHDSPSVRKQHNAGYKHKANVRLYYQQFEEQQTQSLIDQRIKEHLGQAAAFQQVGAAYNQHLMAQRPRLPLLPTPLMPMGANAQMPLNSPLAPGFRPPVLPRPPPGAPGYNPSAMPSMVPPPGAPSITQMNGMPRPPTFNVPPTVPGSGPIPASSGSAPSMAPLPAYQTNPAGPNSGGFDSFNANSKAPDASY